The window GACCGCCACATTGAGCGAGCGCAGGGACGGCCTGATCGGAATCAGCAGCCGCGCATCCGCGGCGGCCACAACCGCGTCGGTCACCCCTGCCGTTTCGCGCCCGAACAGCAGCACATCGGAGGCCGAATACGCGAAATCAAGGTAGGATTTCGCTGCCTTGGTCGTGAACAGAACCAGCCGGCATCCGGCCTCGGCCCGCCATTCCTCGAATTTCGACCATGAGTCGTGACGCTTCAACCGCACATGGTCGAGATAGTCCATACCCGCCCGGCGGAAATTCCGGTCCGAGGTGTCGAACCCTGCCGGTTCGATGATATGGGCTGCCACGTCCAGGCAGGCGCAGAGGCGCAGAATCGTCCCTGTATTCTGGGGGATGTCGGGCTGGAACAGCGCGATCTGCATGGTGCGGGCGACCTGTGAAATCCGGATGAAATTGTCTCAATAAAACATCGCTTGGCGCGGATTTCGTGCATTGCACGTGTGCGAGCCGATAGCGGGCTTGCGCTCGTCCGGCAAGGGTGCCAATAGAACGATTCTGGACTGCTGTTCCGCCATTTGGGGTGGGGAATAGCGGTTTTCTGCCGCCGCGGGGGCCGCGGGCGCCGGCAGCCTTTCTTGGGGCGCGTTCTGCGTCTCCGGGGCGGTTCCACCGGCTGCAGAAAAGAAAGGGCTAGGAATCGTGACGACAGCGTCTTCGGCGGACCATCCGACACGCCGTGATTTTCTCTTTGTTGCAACCGGAGCTGCCGCCGTCGTCGGCGCAGCCGCGACCGTCTGGCCGCTGGTTGCCCAGATGAACCCGGATGCCGCGACGATCGCGGCCGGCGCGCCGATCCAGGTCGATCTGACGCCGATCGCCGAGGGCCAGGACATCAAGGTCTTCTGGCGCGGCAAGCCGATCTACATCAGCCACCGTACCAAGAAGCAGATCCAGGAGGCCCAGAGCGTCGCGCTCTCGAGCCTGCCCGATCCGCAGCCCGACTCGGCCCGCGTCAAGGCAGGCCACGACCAGTGGCTGGTCGTGATCGGCATCTGCACCCATCTCGGCTGTATCCCGATCGCCCATGAGGGCAATTACGACGGCTTCTTCTGCCCCTGCCACGGCTCGCAGTACGACTCCTCCGGTCGTATCCGCCAGGGGCCGGCACCCGCCAACCTGCCGGTGCCGCCCTACGCCTTCCTTACCGACACCAAAATCCAGATCGGCTAAGTCCCGGACATCACGGGACTTCGGCTTCCCCTTGGACCCATCGCGTCGTTTTTCTTCTTCAGGATCGCATCAATGAGCGGACCATCTGATTTTCAACCGAGCAACCCCGCCTTGAAGTGGATCGAACGGCGCCTTCCCATCTTCGGCCTCGTCCACTCCTCGTTCGTGGCCTATCCGACGCCGCGCAACCTGAACTACTGGTGGACCTTCGGCGCCATCCTTTCGATGATGCTGGCGCTGCAGATCCTGACCGGCGTGATCCTGGCGATGCACTACACGCCGCACGCCGATCTCGCCTTCAAGTCGGTCGAGCTTATCGTCCGCGACGTCAACTACGGCTGGCTTCTGCGCAACATGCATGCCTGCGGCGCGTCGATGTTCTTCTTCGCCGTCTACATCCACATGTTCCGCGGTCTCTATTACGGGTCGTACAAGGAGCCGCGCGAGGTGCTGTGGATCCTCGGCGTCATCATCTACCTGCTGATGATGGCGACCGGCTTCATGGGCTACGTGCTGCCGTGGGGCCAGATGAGCTTCTGGGGCGCCACCGTCATCACCAATCTGTTCTCGGCCGTGCCGTATTTCGGCGAGAGCATCGTGACCCTGCTGTGGGGCGGCTATTCGGTCGGCAATCCGACGCTGAACCGCTTCTTCTCGCTGCACTATCTGCTGCCGTTCGTGATCGCCGGCGTGGTCGTGCTGCACGTCTGGGCGCTGCATGTCGCGGGGCAGAACAACCCGGCCGGCGTCGAGGCCAAGACCGAGAAGGACACCGTGCCGTTCACCCCGTATGCGACGATCAAGGACGCGTTCGGTGTGTCGTGCTTCCTGATCTTCTTCGCCTGGTTCATCTTCTACATGCCGAACTATCTCGGCGACGCCGACAACTACATCCCGGCGAACCCCGGCGTGACCCCGGCGCACATCGTGCCTGAATGGTACTATCTGCCGTTCTACGCGATCCTGCGCTCGATCCCGAACAAGCTCGCCGGCGTCGTGGCGATGTTCTCGGCGATCATCATCCTGTGCTTCCTGCCCTGGCTCGACAGCGCACGGACCCGTTCGTCGAAGTATCGTCCGCTGGCCAAGCAGTTCTTCTGGATCTTCGTGGTGGTCTGCATCCTGCTCGGCTATCTCGGCTCGCAGCCGCCGGAAGGCATCTATGTGATCGCCGGCCGGATCCTGACGGTGTGCTACTTCGCCTACTTCCTGATCGTGCTGCCGCTGCTCGCCCGCATCGAGACGCCGCGCCCGGTGCCGAACTCGATCGCCGACGACGTGCTGGCGAAGAGCAAGGGCAGGGCCGCGACCGCAGCCTCCGTCATGCTCGCGCTGGTGGTGGCTGGCGGCCTGTTCGCCGGCAGCACCCAGAACGCCAAGGCCGAGGAGGGCGGCGACGCCCCGCCGGCGCAGAGCTGGTCGTTCTCCGGCCCGTTCGGCAAGTATGACCGCGGCTCGCTGCAGCGTGGCCTGAAGGTCTACAAGGAAGTCTGCTCGGCCTGCCACGGCCTGTCCTATGTCGCGTTCCGCAACCTCGCCGATGCCGGCGGCCCCGGCTATTCGGAGGCGCAGGCGGCTGCGTTTGCGTCCGAGTACAAGATCAAGGACGGCCCCAACGACCAGGGCGAGATGTTCGAGCGTCCGGGCCGCCCAGCGGACTACTTCCCGGCGCCGTTCCCGAACGAGCAGGCCGCGCGCGCGGCCAATGGCGGCGCGGCGCCGCCCGACCTCTCGCTGATCACCAAGGCACGGTCCTACAAGCGCGGCTTCCCGCAATTCGTGATCGACTTCTTCAGCCAGTACCAGGAGCAGGGACCCGACTACGTCGACGCCATCCTGCAGGGCTTCGAGGACAAGGTCCCGGTCGGCGTGACGATCCCGGAAGGCTCGTACTACAACAAGTACTTCCCCGGCCATGCCATCAAGATGCCGAAGCCGCTGTCCGACGGTCAGGTGACCTTCGACGACGGTTCGCCGGCGACGGTCAAGCAGTACGCGCACGACGTCACCACGTTCCTGATGTGGGCCGCCGAGCCGCACATGGAAGAGCGCAAGCGGATCGGCATGCAGGTGTTCTTCTTCCTCGTGATCTTCGCCATCCTGATGTACTTCACCAAGCGCAAGGTCTGGGCCGACGCTCACTGACCTCGGGCATGGTATCGCGCGTTTGAGAAAGCCCCTTCGGGGGCTTTTTTGTTTGCTCCCGTCATTGCGAGCCGTTGGCCCGCAATGACGGCTAATTGATTGCTTCCTGGCTGTAGTGCGGACAAAATGCCGGCCAATCGGCCGGCAAACATTGCGGAGGAACTCATGGGTACCAGCATCAACTTCAAGCGTCCGGACGGCAAGGAAGCGTCAGGCTATCTCGCCAACGCCGCGCGCGGCAACGCGCCCGGGGTCGTCGTGATCCAGGAATGGTGGGGGCTGCAGGACCAGATCAAGGGAATGTGCGACCGCTTCGCGCGGGCCGGTTTCGATGCGCTGGCGCCCGATCTCTATAAGGGCAAGGTGGTGCCGTATCACGACACCGACGCGGCCGGCAAAGAGATGAACTCGCTCGACTTCATGGACGCCACCACGCAGACGGTGCGCGGCGCCGCGCAATATCTTGGCAAGAACGGCGCCAAGGTCGGCCTGACCGGCTTCTGCCTCGGCGGCGCGGTGACCATCATCGGCGCCACCAAGATCCCGGAGCTGACCGCCGGTGTGGTGTTCTACGGCATTCCGCCGGAGCAGGCGGCCAAGCCGGCGGACGTGAGAATTCCGCTCCAAGGCCATTTCGCCACCAAGGACGACTGGTGCACGCCGGCACTGGTCGATGGTTTTGAGAAGGCGATGAGGGCCGCCGGCAAGTCGCTGGAGCTGTATCGCTATGACGCCGAGCACGGTTTCGGCAACGAGCAGCGCCTGTCGGTGCACGACCGGCAGTGCGCCGAACTGGCCTGGGACCGCGCGACGGACTTCTTCAGGAAGCATCTCGGGTGAGATCGAGACGGCATACGTCGCCGACCCGTTTGAAAAGGGAAACGTGAATGCTGCGGAGGTCGGCGTCCACGGCGAACTGATCCGCCGGGTTGTTATTGCACACCCGGTTTGCTCACTGGATGGCTCTCGCGCCCCCGCAACAGATTCGTCAGGACAAAGTCCCGTTTCGGCATAAGCGAGACGCTTTCTGCCGGGAAATCGACACGCGGAGCCCGCAAAACGGTTGGCGAGTTCTCGGTTTTCGGTGTGTAGGGCAGGAAAACCAGAATTCTGCTCGAGAAGTCCTTGGGGCGCGCCGATATGATGACGGCGGCTGTTCGAGCGCCGTCGACCGTGCTGAAACTGTCGATCGCGACACTGACGAATTTTGCTTTCTTGTGATCCGTCATGAACCAGCTTTCCGCCATCTCTAGTATGAGGTTGGGGTCGTCCGTTCGCAGTCCGACGATTTCTTCTGTTGCGCCGCTCCAGAAGCTCAGTGTCAATTTCAGTCCGAACGGAAGCAAGAAACCGTCATCAAGAATAATTCGACTGGCAATAGCCAAATGCCGTCCCGCAAAGTGTGACAGGTTTGCCAGTTCGGCGTCGCTGGAAAAAAGCAGGGGACACCTCCGAAGTCACACGCGATGATCAATATGGTATTGACAGTTTACCCGGCATCTTGGTGCTATCTCAGATTGAATGATGGCCTGTCAATGACCGACCGTAGCGGTCGGTTGAACAGCTCTGAAATAATCACGGTTGGCAGGAATAGCTCACCGAATCAGCCAGGTCGCCTCACCCCGTCCCACCACGGGCAGGTCCCCGACATCAGCTTGAAATTGCCTTCCAGCACCTGCACCGGCGCGCGCTTGCCTTCCGAGGCGGCGCGCATCCGCATCTCGCGCGCGACGGCACGGTCTTCCGGCGACAGCCAGACGCGTTCGTGGCCCCACAGGCTCGGGCCGTCATGCATCTCGAACGGCGTCCAGTTCGCCGGATCGATCTCGCGGCCGCCCCAGCCGCACTCGACCATGAAGGCTGACGGCGACTTGGCGTAGAACGAGGTCATCAGGTCGTTGGTGTGGCGGCCGAGCGTGACGTTGACCCGGTCTTCCTTCATCGCGATGTCGTAGGCCTGACCGACATCGTCGAGCGAGAACAATTCCACCATCAGATGATGCATGCCGTTGCTGCCGGTCTCGATCAGCGCCAGCGAGTGGTGGCGCGCATTGACGTGGAAGAAATAGGCGCGGAACGGCTTTTCGATGTAGTCGCTGAGGCCGAAGCCGAGCACGTCGACATAGAAGCTCATGACAGGGGCGAGATTCTCGACCGTCAGCACGGCGTGGCCGAGGCCGAGCGGCCCGGTGCGGAAGCCGGAGATCGATCGGCCCGGCCGGAACGGCGTGTCGTCGATCTCGGCGCCATGAAACGCCTCGATACGGTTGCCGGCGGGATCCCGAAACGAGATCAGGCCGCGCACCCGCCTGGTATCGGCGAGCGCCTGCGGCTCGGCGGTCACGGCAACGCCGGCATGCTCAAGCCGCGCCGCCAGCGCGTCGAGGGCTGCGGCATCCGCCACCTCCCAGCCGAAGAACCTTGTCCCTTCGCCCTGCGCGCGGTCGATCACGATGCGCTGCTTGCGGTCGTCCATCCGGAAGGCAAGCAGCGAGTTGCCGCGCTCGATCGACTGCAGCCCGACCAGGCCGGTACCGAATTGCCGCCAGTCGTCGAGCGCGTCGGAGCCGAAGCCGGCATATCCGAGACCCAAAATCGCCATCTGCGCCTCCACCATCTGTCTGTTTTTTGGGCGGCTGGTCACCGCTATTTCGACAAATCCTACGCGGATTCCGGTCGCTTCAAACCCCGAAAATGCCGTCCCGCCTTGGGGCAGGGGTGTCGGGCCATCCCTTGACACGGCACGCGTCGGGTGGTGAGTAGCGGCCATGAGCACCGTTGCCAGTCCATCCCGTCGTTGGTGGCCCACCTTCTCATAGGTGGCCGGTGCGTTTTCATTTCTCAGAAACGTCGAAGGTCGCCATCGCAGTGCGACGGTCTCCCTTCGTTTGTCCTGTGTGGCGCTCTCTTCCCAAGTTTCGTAAGAGGATCACATGAACAGGACAGTCTTCTCCCTGCCGGCTCGAAGCGAATACCTCACCAATGGCGGCCTTGCGGTTGCGCGCGTGGTCGAGCAGTTCACCGGCGGCGCCAACCGCCTCGACGAGCTGATCGCGCTCTTGGACCGCCGCCGCGGCGTGGTGCTGTCTTCGGGCACGACAGTGCCGGGCCGCTACGAGAGCTTTGACCTCGGCTTTGCCGACCCGCCGCTGGTGCTGGAAACCTCAGGTACCGATTTCTCGTTGCAGGCGCTGAACCCGCGCGGCGAGGTCCTGATCGCCTTCCTTGGCGACGTGCTGCGCGAGCCCTGCGTCGTGATCACGGAGCGGAGCGCAACGCGGCTCGCCGGTCATATCATCCGCGGCGCCGCGCCGGTCGAGGAAGACCAGCGCACCCGCCGCGCCAGCGTGATGTCGCTGGTGCGCGACATGGTGGCGGCGTTCACCTCCAATGCCGATCCGCTGCTCGGCCTGTTCGGCGCCTTCGCCTACGACCTCGTCTTCCAGATCGAGGACCTCGTGCAGAAGCGCACCCGCGAGGCCGACCAGCGCGACATCGTGCTCTACGTGCCGGACCGGCTGCTGGCCTATGACCGCGCCACCGGCCGCGGCGTGGCGCTGAATTACGAGTTTGCGTGGAAGGGCAAATCGACCGCCGGCCAGTCGCACGAGACCGCGCCGAGCCTCTACGCCAAGACCGGGCGGCAGGGCTTTGCCGATCACGCCCCGGGCGAATACCAGGCGACGGTTGAAGTCGCGCGCGCGGCGTTCGCCCGCGGTGATCTGTTTGAGGCAGTGCCCGGGCAGCTGTTTGCCGAGCCCTGCGAGCGTTCGCCGGCGGAGGTGTTCCAGCGGCTCTGCCGTATCAATCCGTCGCCCTATGGCGCGCTGATGAATCTCGGCGACGGCGAATTCCTGGTCTCCGCGTCGCCCGAGATGTTCGTGCGCTCCGACGGCCGCCGGGTCGAGACCTGCCCGATCTCGGGCACCATCGCGCGCGGTTCGGACTCGATCGGCGATGCCGAGCAGATCCGCAAGCTCCTGAACTCGGAAAAGGACGAGTTCGAGCTCAACATGTGCACCGACGTCGACCGCAACGACAAGGCGCGCGTCTGCGTGCCCGGCACCATCAAGGTGCTGGCGCGGCGGCAGATCGAGACCTACTCAAAGCTGTTTCATACCGTCGATCACGTCGAGGGCATGCTGCGGCCGGGCTTCGATTCGCTCGATGCTTTCCTGACCCATGCCTGGGCCGTGACCGTGACCGGCGCGCCGAAATTGTGGGCGATGCAGTTCGTCGAGGATCATGAGCGGTCGCCGCGGCGCTGGTACGCCGGCGCGATCGGCTGCGTGAACTTCGACGGCAGCATCAACACCGGCCTGACCATCCGCACCATCCGCATGAAGGACGGCCTCGCCGAGGTGCGCGTCGGCGCCACCTGCCTGTTCGACTCGGATCCGGCCGCCGAGGACCGCGAATGCCAGGTCAAGGCTGCGGCGCTGTTCCAGGCGCTGCGCGGCGATCCGCCGAAGCCGCTGTCGGATTTTGCGCCTGACGCCACCGGCTCGGGCAAGAACGTGCTCCTGATCGATCACGACGACAGCTTCGTGCATATGCTGGCCGACTATTTCCGCCAGGTCGGCGCCAACGTGACCGTGGTCCGGCACATCCATGCCCAGGACATGCTGAAGCAGCGGGGATGGGACTTGCTGGTGCTGTCGCCCGGGCCGGGGCGCCCGGAGGATTTCGGCATCGCGAGGACCATCGACACCGCGCTGGAAAAGAAGCTGCCGATCTTCGGCGTCTGCCTCGGCGTGCAGGCGATCGGCGAATATTTCGGCGGCCAGCTCGGCCAGCTCGGCCAACCCGCGCATGGCCGGCCCTCGCGCGTCCGGGTCCGCGGCGGCAGGCTGATGCACAATCTGCCCAATGAGATCGTGATCGGCCGCTATCATTCGCTCTATGTCGAGCGCGACAGCGTGCCCGAGGTGCTGGCGGTGACCGCGACCACCGAAGACGGCGTCGCGATGGTGATCGAGCACAAGACCCTGCCGGTCGGCGGCGTGCAATTCCATCCGGAATCGCTGATGTCGCTCGGCAACGAGGTGGGCCTGCGCATTGTCGAGAATGCATTCCGGCTTAATCCGCCGGCCAATTGAGGATTGCGAGACCAATGACCTTCGACCACGACATCAAGGCGACCGTTCGCACCATCCCGGACTACCCGAAGAAGGGCATCCTGTTTCGCGACATCACGACGCTGCTTGCCGATGCCCGGGCTTTCCGCCGCGCGGTCGATGAGCTGGTGCATCCCTGGGCGGGGGCGAAGGTCGACAAAGTCGCGGGGATCGAGGCGCGCGGCTTCATCCTGGGCGGCGCGGTGGCGCATCAGCTCTCGGCCGGCTTCGTGCCAATCCGCAAGAAGGGCAAGCTGCCGCACACCACGGTACGGATCGCCTACTCGCTGGAATACGGCATCGACGAGATGGAGATGCATGCCGACGCCGTGCAGCCCGGCGAGCGCGTGATCCTGGTCGACGATCTAATCGCGACCGGCGGAACCGCGGAGGGCGCGGTGAAGCTGCTGCGCCAGATCGGCGCCAATGTGGTCGCGGCCTGCTTCATCATCGACCTGCCCGATCTCGGCGGCGCCGCCAAGCTGCGCGCGATGGACGTTCCGGTACGCACGCTGATGGCGTTCGAGGGGCATTAGCGGCACTCCCTCCACACGTCGTCCCGGCTCGCGCTTCGCTTGGCCGGGACGACAGTCATCCCCGTTGCAGCAGCATGCTCAGCTCGAGATCGCGGAAGGTGGTGTAATTCCGCCGGATCCACTGATGCAGCTCGGTCGATGAGTCCTTCTCCTGGCGCAGATAGCCGGTGAAGGAGAAGGTCAGCCGGTCGATATAGGTCTTCAGGAACACCGGCAGGGCGCGGAAGCGTAGCACCCGGCTGCCGGTCATGACGGGCGGCAGCTCGCCGCGCACCACGAACTCGTTGTCGATGACGACGAGGGCGTTCGGCGGGATCATGCCCTGCAGCGTCTGGTAGCCGTGCACCGAGGCGCGGTCGGTATCGGCCACATACAGGATCACAGGCGAGACGCGCCGGCGCAGCGCCTCCTTCATCAGCCCGATCTGGTCGACCATTTTGAAGAATTCGTCGAAGGCGTGGTAGCCGAGGTCGATCACCTTGGCGATGCCGTCATTGACGATGACGCGGTCCATCAGCTGCATCTTGCCGTAGGTGTCGATTACGTCGGCGGTTTCGGTGATCCGCGGCAGATAGTCGAGCAGCGACGGCTCCTTCAGATTGATGTCGTAGCAGACGACGTCGCCGTTCTTGAGCAGCAGGAATTCGCCGAGCAGCCGCGCGATCAGCGTCTTGCCGACCTGCGGGCGGGGCGAGCAGATGATGTAAACGGGCGTGGACGACATCGCCCGCTATATCAGGCCAAATTTTCGCCCAATCCAGCCCCATCGCCGCCCCCCGGCGCGATTTTTTCGCTACCGAGCGCGACTTTTCGCTGCCCTTGCGCGCGACTATTTTTCGCCCTTGGCCGACTTGGCGCCGACCAGGTCGGTCAGCTTGATCCGGTCGTACTCGCTCCAGACATTGGCGAGCCAATGCCGGACATAGCCGCGCAGCACGAAGGAGTAGTTGGCGGCGTCGTCGTTGATGCCCTTGTTGGCGACGAATTTCAGGAACGGAACCGAGGAGACCTCGACCTGCTCGTAGGCCATTTCGTTGAGCTTCGGGATGGTGAGGTCGACGGCATCCTTGATGCGGTGGAAGTAGGAATTGTAGGTCGCCTGGTCCCACTGGAAGAACTGGGTGTCGTTGATGAAGTTCTTCACCAGGAAGTACTTCGCGCCGCCCATGAAGTTGGCGGTCTCGGCGATCTCGTCCAGCGAGGCGATCGACGGGCCGAGGATGTGGAACACGGCGAAGGTGATCTGGCCGGAGCGCGCGGCGTCGAGGAAGCCGATATCGCGCAGCGAGGCCAGCGCGGGCGAGAGCAGGCCGGCGCGGACGTCGATCACGGTGACCGAGGAACCGGCGTTCAGCGTATCGAAGATCTTCATCTGGTCCGCGGTCGTCGTCATGTCGACGATCTCGGTGATGTCGGGATGGAAGCGCTTCAGCGTGCCGCGCGGCGACTCGGTGTCGAACGCCCGGGTCTGCACATTATTGGCACTGAAATAGTCCAGGAGCGTCCGCGAGACGGTGGTCTTGCCGACCCCGCCCTTGTCAGCGCCCACCACGATCACAACCGGCTTTGCCATGGAAGTCCCTTAAAGCGCGCTCCCGACCGCGATGGCGATCGGCAAGTCCCCATACTGCTTTGGGCGCGAACATGGCAGAAACGAGGGAGAATTCAATTCCTTAAGGTGCCCATGACCGGCTTGGTGGGGATTTCCTTAATGGACTGAGTAACCTAGGGCACGATCAGCGGTGCGGGCCCCAGGGGCCCTGGATCGGACCTTGAAGCGGACCAAACGGCCCCTGCCTGGGGCCCGTGCCCGGCAGCGGCGGCGGATTGTTCGGTTGTGCGGGCTGCGTGTCACCCCACGGGCCATGGGTCGCCGGCGGGGGCTGGTCACCTGCCGTGGACGGCTGGTCCTGCGGCTCCGTCTCATCCGGCAGCGCCAGCGGTCCGGGATCGTGGCCGCCGGCGTATTTCACCAGGGCATCGACCCGTGACTTCACCGATGGATGGGTGGCAAACAGGTCGGCAAAACCCTCGCGCGGATTGTCGACGCAGAGTTCCATCACCGCCGAGGTGGCGCCCGGCAACTCGCCGCGGTTCTCGATCTTGCGCAGCGCCGAGATCATCGCATCGGGATTTTTGGTCAATTCGACCGATCCGGCATCGGCGAGGAATTCGCGCGATCGCGACAATGCGAGCTTGACCACCTGCGACAGCAGCCAGGCCAGCATGATCAATGCGACCGCGATGATGATGACGATGATCGCGCCGCCGCCCGAGCCCTTGCTGTCGCGGTCCGAGGATGAGGATGACGATGAGGAGGATGACGACGACGACCAGCCGCCTCCGCCGCGGCCGCCGCTCCACGACAGATTTGTGAACAGGCGGAAGAACAGCTCGCCGAAGAAGCCGACCACGCCGGCGATGATCACGGCGACCACCATCAGCTGTACGTCGCCATTCTTGATATGGGTGAGCTCGTGGCCGAGCACGGCCTCGATCTCCTGGTCGTTCAGTGCCCTCAACAGACCCGTGGTGACGGTGATAGCGTATTGGCGCGGGTTCAGTCCGGTCGCGAATGCATTCAGCGCCGGGCTGTCCATCACCTTCAGCTTCGGCATCGGGATGCCGCGCGAGATGCAGAGGTTTTCCAGCAGATTGTAGAGCCGCGGCTGCTGCTGGCGCGTCACGCTTTCGCCGCCGGTAACGGCGTCGATCATCTTCTGGTGGAAGAAATAGGCGATCACGATCCAGGCCACCGCCGCGATCGTCGCCCATGGGAAGGCCGAGACCAGATCGCGCGAGGCATGGGTCAGATAGTAATCGGCCGTGCGGCCGCTATCGATCATCACCTCCGCGACCAGCGCGCCGGCATAGACCAGCACGTAGATCAGCAGGAACAGCCCGGCGAGCAACAGCATCGAACGAAACTTGTTCGATGCGATGTGCGTGTAGAGACCATAGGCGGCCATGACGGAGCAGCCTCTCGCCGGCGCGCGTTGCGCCTCAGAACTTCACGCTCGGTGCCGCCTCGACCTCCGTGCGGCTGGCGCCGAGGTCGAAGAAATCCTTGCGGGTGAAGCCGAACATGCCGGCGAACAGTGCGGCCGGCATCTGCTGGATGCCGGTGTTGTATTCCTGGACCGCGTTGTTGAAGAAGCGACGGCTGGCGGCGATCTTGTTCTCGAGATCGGAAAGCTCCGAGGCGAGCTGCTGGAAATTGGCGTTGGCCTTGAGGTCCGGATAGGCCTCCGACAGCGCGATCAGCCGGCCGAGCGCGCCGGAGAGCTGGTTCTCGGCCGCCGACACCTGGGCCGGTCCCTGCGCCGAGATCGCCGAGTTGCGCGCCTTGATGACGTCGTCGAGCGTGCCGCGCTCATGCGCGGCGTAGCCCCTCACGGTCTCGACCAGGTTCGGGATCAAGTCGTGGCGCTGCTTGAGCTGCACATCGATGTCGGCAAAGGCCTGGCTGACCCGCTGGCCGAGCGCGACGAGGCGATTGTAGGCGCCGAACGCAAACAGCACGAGAAGGACGATGACGCCGATAACGATCCAGCTGGTCGACATGACAGGGCAGCTCCTGATGGACGAAACGGCGGCACCGTAGCCCAAGATTGGGGCGCAGGGCAGCCCGCCGCGAAAAGGTGGGCAATCGTTGGTCGCGATGGTGTGCAATTAGTTCAAAGGCGTCGTCCCGGCGTAGACCGGGACCCATACGCCGCGGCCGCGGAAAGGGCACACGCGGCGTCGGCTTCGCTTCGCAACCGGATCGGTTGTTATGGGTCCGGGCCTTCGCCGGGACGACGCAAATAGCTAAACCGCATCGCCCCAGCGCCAGCGCCGGGCGCTGGCGTAATCGGCCTTGGCGCGGCGGGGCACCCTGGCGACTACGACGCCCTCCGCCGTACACAGCTT of the Bradyrhizobium quebecense genome contains:
- a CDS encoding LemA family protein; the encoded protein is MSTSWIVIGVIVLLVLFAFGAYNRLVALGQRVSQAFADIDVQLKQRHDLIPNLVETVRGYAAHERGTLDDVIKARNSAISAQGPAQVSAAENQLSGALGRLIALSEAYPDLKANANFQQLASELSDLENKIAASRRFFNNAVQEYNTGIQQMPAALFAGMFGFTRKDFFDLGASRTEVEAAPSVKF
- a CDS encoding M48 family metallopeptidase; amino-acid sequence: MAAYGLYTHIASNKFRSMLLLAGLFLLIYVLVYAGALVAEVMIDSGRTADYYLTHASRDLVSAFPWATIAAVAWIVIAYFFHQKMIDAVTGGESVTRQQQPRLYNLLENLCISRGIPMPKLKVMDSPALNAFATGLNPRQYAITVTTGLLRALNDQEIEAVLGHELTHIKNGDVQLMVVAVIIAGVVGFFGELFFRLFTNLSWSGGRGGGGWSSSSSSSSSSSSSDRDSKGSGGGAIIVIIIAVALIMLAWLLSQVVKLALSRSREFLADAGSVELTKNPDAMISALRKIENRGELPGATSAVMELCVDNPREGFADLFATHPSVKSRVDALVKYAGGHDPGPLALPDETEPQDQPSTAGDQPPPATHGPWGDTQPAQPNNPPPLPGTGPRQGPFGPLQGPIQGPWGPHR